The Mycobacterium paragordonae genome includes a region encoding these proteins:
- a CDS encoding nucleotidyl transferase AbiEii/AbiGii toxin family protein, which translates to MNSDEKASVAEQFGVAAEQVERDHLISHLLAFLARDFGDRIHFIGGTALARTHLPDGRLSEDIDLIAIGDRKSVAADLDAALPRALARTHGRLTLDPALSRVPDTRPATLRRSDGLTVRVQLLSSRDRVVWPTERRSLVQRYADAPAAELFVPTLPAFAASKTATWVDRHAARDLWDLWALTCLGAVDTSAKDLYRRLGPTNQPPARHDFTKTPTEREWQNQLAGQTRLKLTARDALRAVRDAWAQVSGST; encoded by the coding sequence ATGAACAGCGACGAAAAGGCCTCCGTAGCAGAACAATTCGGCGTCGCCGCTGAACAGGTCGAACGTGATCACCTCATCTCTCACCTCTTGGCGTTCCTGGCCCGGGACTTCGGCGACAGAATCCACTTCATCGGCGGCACAGCGTTGGCCCGCACCCACCTGCCGGACGGGCGGCTGAGCGAAGACATCGACCTCATCGCAATTGGCGACCGCAAGTCCGTCGCTGCCGATCTGGATGCTGCCCTGCCCCGCGCGCTCGCACGCACCCATGGGCGACTCACCCTCGACCCAGCACTTAGCCGTGTTCCCGACACCCGACCGGCGACGCTCCGCAGATCCGACGGACTGACGGTGCGCGTACAGCTGCTTTCGTCGCGGGACCGAGTCGTATGGCCGACCGAGCGACGGTCCTTGGTCCAGCGTTACGCCGATGCCCCCGCCGCCGAGTTGTTTGTGCCCACGCTTCCCGCCTTCGCCGCTTCCAAGACGGCGACGTGGGTCGACCGCCACGCGGCCCGCGATCTCTGGGACCTCTGGGCCCTCACTTGCCTGGGGGCCGTTGACACCTCGGCAAAGGATCTCTACCGGCGCCTCGGTCCGACGAACCAGCCGCCGGCCCGGCACGACTTCACGAAGACACCCACGGAGCGCGAATGGCAGAACCAGCTCGCCGGCCAAACCCGCCTCAAGCTCACGGCGAGGGACGCTTTACGCGCCGTACGGGACGCCTGGGCTCAGGTCAGCGGGTCCACCTGA
- a CDS encoding PE family protein gives MSFVIVAPELMTTAAADLARIESALRAAHAAAATSTTQVLAAAGDEVSQAVAALFSAHGQEYQALKAQASAFNDGFARALAASGSAYASAEATAASPLQAAQDAVMGAINSPFLMLTGRPLIGDGANGLPGTGQAGGAGGWLIGSGGNGGSGKPGTGNGAGGIGGAGGAAGLWGHGGNGGAGGIGGSSGGIGGNGGAGGANGWIGGGNGGAGGPGGTGGTGAPGGNGGVGGPNIQLLSLNGAGGPGGAGGTGGAGHAGVDSTVAAGKGGTGLAGGAGGQGGAGGANQALLGGFGGTGGTGGIGGAGGAGASADAAHTVAGNGGTGGAGGAAGAGGAGGAGGILLGHPGTGGLGGTGGTGGAGGTGGAGNGLNVFSFGGFGGNGGIGGAGGFGGNSSGAGINGTGGGGGTGGAGGTGGYNLGILGTDADVLVGGGGGGGGVGGRAGGGGIGGTGGGGGGGTGGTGGVGGTGGGAFEYDGFSLNLGAGGGHGGGGGAGATASGSAGGLGGAGGGGGGGGVTDSGVATGGGGGGGGGAASAAGVGGTGGVGGWASCVAPGTGQGGNPGIGGAGTGGGGGGGAFAINGGFFGAGVANGGAGTDGAAGGAGGATGNNWDTTMGGRGGKGAIVAVGGTGGEGGAGAKWFGGGGGVSGQS, from the coding sequence ATGTCGTTTGTGATTGTGGCGCCGGAGTTGATGACCACGGCCGCAGCGGATTTGGCCCGCATCGAGTCGGCACTGCGGGCCGCGCATGCGGCTGCAGCAACGTCGACAACGCAGGTGCTGGCTGCTGCAGGGGACGAGGTGTCGCAGGCGGTCGCGGCGCTGTTTTCCGCCCACGGCCAGGAGTACCAGGCGCTCAAGGCGCAGGCGTCCGCGTTCAATGACGGATTTGCGCGGGCTTTGGCCGCAAGTGGCAGCGCTTATGCCAGTGCGGAGGCCACCGCCGCCTCACCGCTGCAGGCTGCGCAGGACGCGGTAATGGGCGCAATCAATTCACCCTTCCTGATGCTGACCGGGCGCCCACTGATCGGTGATGGCGCCAACGGGCTGCCGGGTACCGGACAAGCCGGCGGGGCCGGCGGGTGGCTGATCGGGAGCGGCGGCAATGGCGGGTCGGGCAAGCCAGGCACCGGCAACGGGGCCGGCGGTATTGGCGGGGCCGGCGGCGCGGCCGGCCTGTGGGGCCACGGCGGTAACGGTGGGGCCGGGGGGATCGGCGGCTCGTCGGGAGGGATCGGCGGTAATGGCGGGGCCGGGGGTGCCAATGGGTGGATCGGAGGCGGCAATGGCGGGGCCGGCGGGCCTGGCGGGACCGGCGGAACTGGCGCGCCCGGCGGCAACGGCGGAGTCGGCGGGCCCAACATTCAGCTGTTGTCGCTCAACGGCGCCGGTGGACCCGGCGGGGCCGGTGGTACCGGCGGGGCCGGTCATGCCGGCGTCGACAGCACCGTCGCCGCAGGGAAGGGCGGTACGGGTCTTGCAGGCGGGGCGGGTGGCCAAGGTGGCGCCGGCGGCGCCAACCAGGCGCTGCTGGGCGGATTCGGCGGAACCGGCGGCACCGGCGGAATCGGCGGGGCGGGTGGCGCCGGCGCGTCAGCGGATGCAGCCCACACCGTCGCTGGTAATGGTGGCACCGGCGGGGCTGGCGGGGCCGCGGGTGCGGGAGGTGCTGGTGGCGCTGGCGGAATCCTGTTGGGCCACCCGGGCACCGGCGGCCTAGGCGGCACCGGGGGCACCGGCGGTGCCGGCGGCACGGGCGGCGCCGGCAACGGTCTGAACGTGTTCAGCTTCGGCGGCTTCGGCGGCAATGGTGGTATCGGCGGCGCCGGTGGCTTTGGCGGCAACTCCAGCGGCGCCGGTATCAACGGCACCGGCGGCGGCGGCGGTACCGGCGGCGCGGGGGGCACCGGCGGCTACAACCTGGGCATCTTGGGGACGGACGCCGACGTGCTCGTCGGCGGCGGCGGTGGCGGCGGCGGCGTAGGCGGCCGCGCCGGAGGTGGCGGTATCGGTGGCACCGGCGGCGGTGGGGGCGGCGGTACCGGCGGCACGGGCGGCGTCGGCGGCACCGGCGGCGGCGCCTTCGAATACGACGGCTTTAGCCTCAACTTGGGGGCGGGAGGCGGCCACGGCGGGGGCGGCGGTGCCGGTGCCACTGCTTCCGGGAGCGCAGGCGGACTCGGGGGCGCCGGTGGCGGCGGCGGTGGCGGCGGTGTCACCGACAGCGGTGTCGCGACCGGCGGCGGCGGTGGTGGCGGCGGAGGGGCCGCCTCCGCCGCGGGTGTCGGCGGCACAGGCGGTGTGGGCGGTTGGGCCTCCTGTGTCGCACCCGGCACCGGCCAGGGCGGCAACCCCGGAATTGGCGGAGCCGGCACCGGCGGCGGCGGCGGTGGTGGCGCCTTCGCGATAAATGGGGGGTTCTTTGGCGCCGGGGTTGCCAATGGCGGGGCCGGCACCGACGGTGCCGCCGGCGGGGCAGGCGGGGCCACCGGCAACAACTGGGATACCACCATGGGAGGCCGCGGCGGCAAAGGCGCCATCGTCGCTGTCGGTGGTACCGGTGGCGAGGGCGGTGCCGGCGCCAAGTGGTTTGGTGGGGGCGGCGGCGTCAGCGGTCAGTCCTGA
- a CDS encoding PE family protein → MSAVIMTPDLVEAAATNLATIGSTLNVAHRVVAAPTRSVLPAAADEVSVAIAHLMSDYAEDYQKLAGDAAAFHEQFVQHVTASAVAYANAEAASTALLQPLTAIAAPVAAAAAAAQSTLNSQIFELVTNIQLVIANIILLITAPLWLPFILPYVLFLLAFGPALSIFVGPLSQI, encoded by the coding sequence ATGTCAGCAGTGATCATGACGCCGGACCTGGTGGAGGCCGCGGCAACGAATTTGGCGACTATTGGTTCCACGCTCAACGTCGCACATAGGGTGGTGGCGGCACCGACTCGTTCCGTGCTGCCCGCGGCCGCCGATGAGGTTTCGGTGGCCATCGCACACTTGATGTCCGATTACGCCGAGGACTATCAGAAACTGGCCGGGGACGCGGCGGCGTTTCACGAGCAGTTTGTGCAGCATGTGACTGCCAGCGCAGTTGCGTATGCCAACGCCGAGGCCGCGAGCACCGCATTGCTGCAGCCCTTGACGGCGATCGCGGCCCCGGTGGCCGCTGCTGCCGCAGCCGCTCAGTCCACGTTGAACAGTCAAATCTTTGAGTTAGTAACGAATATTCAACTGGTAATAGCGAACATTATTTTACTTATTACGGCACCGTTGTGGTTGCCATTTATTTTACCTTATGTTCTATTCCTTTTGGCATTCGGGCCTGCATTGTCGATATTTGTTGGTCCGCTCTCCCAAATTTAA
- a CDS encoding PE family protein — MSYVAVVPEAVKVAASDLVSLGSTISAASTAAAAPTTSVVAAAQDEVSTAIAAFFGSHAQQFRSLSARAAAFLDQFVQALTGGAASYGEAEAENALALLVGSPAGALSAAAAGPAEDAGIFTIFQKLAEFAGRAVGAQVDRAIWKQGVAAIAKRTQEIVATGVKILSQDGVEIFTNGQQIVVSGSKIPGLYEPDFFLKAIVDPNYKKFWNFNLNPNDVRSLLGSELYAFARGDGLAQSFFQRVGNQVYQFDTNAQGEILRYYKTTEAMFNDFVRQAPLIEQALGDARRAVEQAEQEFLRQAEQATRKLAEQAEKEAQIAIQEARIAYYNSTGMRF, encoded by the coding sequence GTGTCTTATGTGGCGGTAGTGCCGGAGGCTGTGAAGGTCGCGGCTTCGGACTTGGTAAGTCTCGGTTCGACGATCAGCGCGGCCAGTACGGCGGCGGCAGCGCCGACCACCAGCGTGGTGGCCGCCGCTCAAGATGAGGTTTCCACGGCGATCGCTGCGTTTTTTGGCAGCCATGCGCAGCAATTCCGCTCGCTGAGCGCCAGAGCTGCAGCGTTTCTCGACCAGTTCGTACAGGCCTTGACCGGCGGCGCGGCATCCTATGGTGAGGCTGAGGCCGAAAATGCGCTGGCGTTGCTGGTCGGATCTCCCGCCGGAGCGTTGAGCGCAGCGGCGGCCGGACCCGCGGAAGATGCCGGGATATTTACGATCTTCCAAAAGCTAGCTGAATTCGCTGGCAGAGCTGTTGGCGCACAAGTAGACCGAGCGATCTGGAAACAGGGCGTAGCGGCGATAGCGAAGCGTACTCAGGAGATTGTAGCTACCGGTGTGAAGATCCTTTCTCAGGACGGAGTGGAGATCTTTACCAACGGACAACAGATCGTCGTTTCCGGAAGCAAAATACCAGGCCTCTACGAGCCAGATTTCTTTCTCAAAGCCATCGTCGATCCAAATTACAAAAAGTTCTGGAATTTCAACCTCAATCCGAACGATGTGAGAAGTCTTCTGGGATCGGAATTATACGCCTTTGCGCGGGGTGACGGACTCGCCCAAAGTTTTTTCCAAAGAGTCGGTAATCAGGTGTACCAGTTTGACACTAACGCCCAGGGCGAAATTCTGCGATACTACAAGACGACGGAAGCGATGTTCAACGACTTTGTGAGACAGGCACCTCTCATAGAACAAGCCCTGGGCGACGCCAGAAGGGCTGTTGAACAAGCTGAGCAAGAATTTTTGAGACAAGCAGAACAAGCGACAAGAAAATTAGCTGAACAAGCAGAAAAAGAAGCCCAAATAGCTATTCAAGAAGCACGAATAGCATATTACAACAGTACCGGAATGCGTTTCTGA
- a CDS encoding IS481 family transposase, whose amino-acid sequence MRELTVAEQRYQAVMSVIADGLSISQAAEKTGVSRQTLHAWLARYEAEGLEGLVDRSHRPVSCPHQMSAAVEAALLELRRSRPYWGPRRLVFELERRGVRPVPSESAAYRALVRAGMIDPALRDRRSRKWKRWERGAPMELWQMDVVGGFPLVDGTSAKALTGLDDHSRMCVSARLMAAERTRAVCDGLRAALAAYGVPHQLLTDNGKVFTGRFHHPPVEVLFDAICRENGIEHLLTQPRSPTTTGKIERFHRSLRAEFLSTQRPFTNLKAAQQALDEWVDYYNNTRPHQALEMATPAERFAAGAVLTAPSESRKSREDRSGDDWVSRRVTTNGVVSVAWQQVCLGAHHAGARCDVHVDGELLRFFIGDELVKTVARTSRGEVRNKRAFRTREQA is encoded by the coding sequence ATGAGGGAGTTAACCGTGGCCGAGCAGCGGTATCAGGCCGTGATGTCAGTGATTGCCGACGGCTTGTCGATTAGTCAGGCGGCCGAGAAGACGGGGGTGTCGCGGCAAACGCTGCATGCCTGGTTGGCCCGGTATGAGGCTGAGGGCCTGGAGGGGTTGGTGGATCGGTCGCATCGGCCGGTGTCGTGTCCGCATCAGATGTCGGCGGCGGTGGAGGCCGCGTTGTTGGAGTTGCGGCGGTCGCGACCGTATTGGGGTCCGCGGCGGTTGGTCTTTGAGCTTGAGAGGCGTGGGGTGCGTCCGGTGCCCTCGGAGTCGGCGGCGTACCGGGCGTTGGTGCGGGCCGGGATGATCGATCCGGCGTTGCGGGATCGGCGTTCGCGGAAGTGGAAACGGTGGGAACGCGGGGCGCCGATGGAGTTGTGGCAGATGGACGTGGTGGGTGGTTTCCCGTTGGTCGATGGCACCAGCGCCAAAGCCTTGACCGGTCTCGATGATCATTCCCGGATGTGTGTGTCGGCGCGGTTGATGGCCGCTGAACGCACGCGGGCGGTGTGCGACGGGCTGCGGGCCGCGCTGGCGGCCTACGGGGTACCTCATCAGCTGTTGACCGATAACGGCAAGGTTTTCACCGGCCGATTTCACCACCCCCCGGTGGAGGTTCTCTTCGACGCGATCTGCCGCGAGAACGGTATCGAGCACCTGCTGACCCAGCCCCGGTCTCCGACCACGACCGGCAAGATCGAGCGGTTCCACCGCAGCTTGCGTGCTGAATTCCTCAGCACGCAAAGACCTTTCACCAACCTCAAGGCCGCCCAGCAGGCCCTGGATGAATGGGTCGACTATTACAACAACACCCGTCCGCATCAAGCGTTGGAGATGGCCACCCCGGCGGAAAGATTCGCCGCGGGGGCGGTGCTGACTGCCCCATCGGAGTCGCGGAAAAGCCGCGAGGACCGCAGCGGCGACGACTGGGTCAGCCGGCGCGTGACGACCAACGGGGTAGTCAGCGTGGCCTGGCAGCAGGTCTGCCTGGGAGCACATCACGCCGGGGCCCGCTGCGATGTCCATGTCGACGGTGAGCTGCTGCGGTTCTTCATCGGCGATGAACTGGTCAAGACTGTCGCGCGCACCAGCCGCGGCGAGGTAAGAAACAAACGGGCCTTCCGCACCCGCGAACAGGCCTAA
- a CDS encoding fatty acid desaturase family protein encodes MAITDVAAFAHLTDADIENLGTELDAIRRDIEESLGARDARYIRRTIAAQRALELTARVMLAGSAKRPAKWAGTATLAAAKIIENMEIGHNVMHGQWNWMNDPEIHSTTWEWDMNAASKHWRNAHNFQHHKYTNILDMDDDVGYFILRVTRDQPWQPYNIGNLPYNLVLALAFEWAIGLQTVDLEKYFEDGPDGDTARERTREFITKAGRQIVKDYVAFPALTALSPAANFTSTLKANAVANVIRSIWAHAVIVCGHFPDGAEKFTTTDMAGETRGEWYLRQMLGSANFEAGPVLRFLSGNLCHQIEHHLFPDLPSNRLHEASVRVRALCEKYDLPYTTASFAAQYGKTWRTIAKLSLPNKFLRATADDAPETRSERMFAHLKPIDADLITGRRRGLKTAITRVRRRATAKTR; translated from the coding sequence ATGGCGATCACGGACGTTGCGGCGTTCGCCCACCTGACCGATGCTGATATCGAAAACCTGGGCACCGAGCTCGACGCCATCCGGCGCGACATCGAGGAGTCCCTGGGCGCGCGCGACGCACGCTACATCCGCCGCACCATCGCCGCTCAGCGTGCCCTGGAACTCACCGCACGGGTCATGCTCGCCGGCAGCGCAAAACGCCCGGCCAAATGGGCCGGAACCGCGACCCTCGCGGCGGCCAAGATCATCGAGAACATGGAGATCGGCCACAACGTCATGCACGGCCAGTGGAACTGGATGAACGATCCCGAGATCCACTCCACCACGTGGGAGTGGGACATGAACGCGGCGTCCAAGCACTGGCGCAACGCCCACAACTTCCAGCACCACAAGTACACGAACATCCTCGACATGGATGACGACGTGGGCTATTTCATCCTGCGAGTCACCCGCGACCAGCCGTGGCAGCCCTACAACATCGGAAACCTGCCGTACAACCTCGTTCTCGCGCTCGCGTTCGAGTGGGCGATCGGCTTACAGACCGTCGACCTGGAGAAGTACTTCGAAGACGGGCCCGACGGCGACACCGCCCGCGAGCGGACCCGCGAATTCATCACCAAGGCCGGCCGGCAGATCGTCAAGGATTACGTCGCCTTCCCCGCGCTCACCGCGCTGTCACCGGCCGCAAACTTCACATCAACCCTGAAAGCCAACGCGGTGGCCAACGTGATCCGCAGCATCTGGGCACACGCCGTCATCGTGTGTGGCCATTTCCCGGACGGCGCAGAGAAATTCACCACCACGGACATGGCCGGCGAAACCCGGGGCGAATGGTATCTACGCCAGATGTTGGGCAGCGCCAACTTCGAAGCCGGGCCCGTGTTGCGATTCTTGAGCGGCAACCTGTGCCATCAGATCGAACACCACCTCTTTCCCGACCTGCCCAGCAACCGGCTCCACGAGGCCTCCGTACGGGTGCGGGCGCTGTGCGAAAAGTACGACTTGCCTTACACCACAGCGTCTTTCGCTGCTCAATATGGCAAGACGTGGCGCACGATCGCGAAGTTGTCGCTGCCGAACAAGTTCCTGCGGGCCACCGCTGACGACGCGCCGGAAACCCGGAGCGAGCGAATGTTCGCTCACCTCAAGCCCATTGACGCTGACCTGATAACCGGCCGCCGCCGCGGGCTGAAGACCGCGATAACCCGGGTGCGCCGCAGGGCCACAGCCAAAACGCGCTGA
- a CDS encoding nitroreductase family deazaflavin-dependent oxidoreductase, with protein MPFLRESPIRGRRLRLHEALGERVAMSRLGSQLGMHLAPRIDKVLIPRTNGRLSTAGVNRTGLVTTTGAKSGRPRTNPLTLIEDSDGLLAIGSNYGRPSHPGWSANMLAHPECTVEYKGPPRQYRAELLSGEARADAWAKAVDFFIGYENYRARCAPREIRVFRLRPLEG; from the coding sequence ATGCCTTTTCTGCGTGAGAGTCCGATCCGCGGCCGGCGGCTGCGGCTGCATGAAGCCCTGGGGGAGCGGGTCGCGATGAGCCGTCTCGGCTCGCAACTCGGGATGCACCTGGCTCCCCGGATCGACAAGGTGCTCATTCCCCGGACCAACGGGCGGTTGAGCACCGCAGGGGTGAACCGGACCGGTCTGGTGACGACGACGGGCGCCAAGTCCGGTAGGCCGCGCACGAATCCTTTGACGCTGATTGAGGATTCGGACGGGTTGCTGGCGATCGGCTCCAATTACGGGCGGCCTTCGCACCCGGGCTGGAGTGCCAATATGTTGGCCCACCCTGAGTGCACCGTCGAGTACAAGGGGCCGCCGCGGCAGTATCGCGCCGAGTTGTTGAGCGGGGAGGCGCGCGCTGATGCGTGGGCCAAGGCGGTCGACTTCTTCATCGGGTACGAGAACTATCGCGCCCGCTGCGCGCCGCGGGAGATCCGGGTCTTTCGGCTGCGGCCGCTCGAGGGCTGA